A window of Rhododendron vialii isolate Sample 1 chromosome 11a, ASM3025357v1 genomic DNA:
gagatcggtctctacttaagcatttgcGGAAgatgtttgcgattctgtttgattaatcaattctttttaGCCATTTtaaggcgggggaacagtttaatgtggattaaagctgtaacatgatttgcaggatgtgatagtaGCATTCTCACTTATTGAAATAGTTAGTATATGATgaaaacagactgctgtgggagtttaaacagatTGGAacgcccctgttttggagtgtcGTGCGCAGGTAGAAACCAGCAtacactgaacaagtcactgcatgttgttcACTCTTGCGCGCGTTACTACACGATATGCGCGCGCCAGTAAGCCTAAGCCCACGGCTTTTATTTTCaaaccctttgggctctggaaggacctgTTGTGAGACCCGTACTTCATATTTCTTTCGGTTAACCATTATTAATGGTGATTAATATAAATGGAAGGTTTGTGGGGTTTGCAAATAATAGGgttgattttgtaaaatttgcCAATGTGCAGTGAATGGTAAAGAGTAAACTGTGAAAATAGACAAATTTAatactaaaagaaaataaaactgaATGGAAGGCGTGGCATCTCTTGGGTTGTATGCACGTGACATTTGTGTGAGGTGTAAGTATGCATGCAATAAAGAAGACATGCAGAAATGAGAAATATATGAAtttgattttatatatatatatataaacggaAAAAAAATGGGGGAAGGGCGGAGAATTCCCTTAAGCAATTATAAAGGTGGCTAGAGTGAGAGGCCCTCTGGAGGGGAGGGGAAACAAGTTTAAGTTGTGGTGCTTGAGGGTTTGGGTTGTtacaccagtgcacacccaagacaaaccaaacagttataatatacaatttaaaggctaaaaagccctacaaattaacaaaacaccccataaacaatgtggggacaaaatagtggcctaaagccaagttacccatgcaaggccactcactggtcagagacaGACTGGCGAGCATGTATGGCACTCTGTCGCGCGCGTATGGCACTCCGGCGTGCGCTCATTGCGCCCCGGTGCGCGCGTGTCTAAACCATTttaccagtgtttggtttacatgtttctgggttttggaacGTATctagaatgatcccaggggtattCCATAGTAGCAGATATGCATAATGAAATACAGCTAACAGTTCTAACAAtggaaagtagtaaactggttatttacatGCTCGCAGTGATCTATTTACaaggaaaaatataaattagcaagacaccaatccccacgcagaTTAGCGTGCGCAGCCACAGAGTGGCACGCGCGAATATGGGACCGACACGCACTGGTTCTTGCCTctatggtttttgaaaccttgctagctttagggccaggactggtattgattaccagccttggccctgccagcccccctcagggattagaacagaaaatagtaggtatgctatacctagattgggtttgaaagagtacttgagctttgaggtttgaagcTTGATTgaggtggaagaacaagctatgttcttgaggGAGTATGAGTGATAGAAGAAACAAGGGTGGGTGTAACCCTTTTGAAGtttgtatctctttttttttaacccttTGAATGGACGATCAATGGGGGATAGGAGGAGAGGAAGGTAGCTATGGTACAAagagaggagctcaaccagtccacgaggctggctgagggtTACTTGGTGGTGAAGCTTAccaacccataaaggtgatggggacaggctTTGACCAGCGCAGGTGGGTCAacagtcaagctttgactgttgaccacaccTGGCAGCTTGACCCGCACGCGGGGGTTTAGGAGCAGTGTGCGTCTACCACCTACTCATGCGTTGGTCAACGGTTAAGCTTtaaccattgaccaacacttgccAAGTTGATCTACGCACGCAGGCTCTCAACCAAcgcgtgccagtagggtttttggcttttgaagtggcttcaGCGAGATttggttcaagggttttgcaaacactcaaagctcaaacactcaacattcccagggtgttcttgatccatttgaTCATTAGGGAATCAAAAActgaaagtaaactaatctggaagcccagattggggtgtctacagcttTCATGGAGtgtgaaaaaatagaaaactacATTTGGGTCTTGGAGAAGCTAAAAGGCATGATGGATCCCAACGCACTTCCGTCCGTTATTGTCACGGATAGGGAGTTGGCGCTTATGAATGCCATCATAAATATTTTCCCTCATGCTACCGACCTCCTATGTAGGTGGCATATTGGCAAGAACATATTAGCCAAGTATAGAAAGATGTTTGATGACAAGATGTGAGAGGAGTTTATTTGCAATTGGGGCCTAGTCGTCCTTTCAACGAGTGTTGCACAGTACGAGGAGCGCCTTTGTGTTTTGAAGCGTGATTTTGAAATGGTTCCTGCAACATTTGAGTTCGTCAAGAAAAATTGGTTGGTACCCTACAAAAAGAGGTTTGTAGGAGCTTGGACGGACAAAGTCATGCATTTCGGGAACCTAACAAGTAACAGATAAATGCTTCATTCGCAACTCCAGCACTTTCCTTAATATTCATGTCATTCatgcatttttggaaaattttcatataTTCATGTTATTTGCTATGGCTAATATCTTGCCATATTTATTCGTAGGGCGGAGAGTTCACATTAGAAGCTAAACTCGCAATGCAATTTTGATACTATATGGGAGAAGATTCACAGATTGATGCTGTTACAAGTTACTGAAGTCAAAGCTTCTTTTTAGAAGAGCCTTAGTTCTATGCAGCATGATTTTAGGATAACTCTATTTGATAGGCTAGGGGGAGCTGTTTCGTTGAATGCCATGACACTTGTTTTAGCGGTGTCCCATCAAGTCGAATGGTTTATGGAATCAAAGCGTGAGTGCGAGTGTTCTTTGAGGCACACCCATGGTTTACCTTGCGCTCATGAGATTGCTCCTTACAAGATGGCAAATATCCCCCTATCGATTGAGTTAATCCATGACTATTGGAAGAAGCTTTCTTTGCTTGCACCCCAGAATGAGGGTTTGATGAAGGAGACGCTTTTGGCTCACTTTGATTGTTTTTACAATAAGTTCTTGAATGAAGATCAATATGATGTAAAGGTAAATTATGTTAAGAAGATGCAAGACCTTGCTTATCCGAAAAGTAGTACTCTCGTTGAACCCAAAGTGAATGCACAACCACGTGGTCGTAAGTcaacgaaagaaaaaaatgcagccAAAGAACAAAATTCGACGTGTAGGGATCTCTCGGAGTTTGAGCACGTTCTGGCCTCCCTTTGAACCCCTAAGGCCATCAAAGAGAAACCGCGGCGCAGTCTGAAAGGGAAAGCAAAAGTTCCAGCACAACTTTGGATATGTCCCTTCATCAATCATTTCCCGAAAGCAATAAAACCTTACATAAAATCGGTCAAGAAAGTTGAAGATGATGGGAATTGTGGGTTTCGGGCAGTGTCGGGCTTCATGAAAGGCGATGTTCATGAGTGGTTAGTGGTAAAAGTGATTTGCTGAAAGAGTTGGAAACACATTTACACCTTTACGAACAAGTGGTAGGGGGGACCTAGAGAGCTAGGGAATTACTTCACATCTTGTCATGGTATGAAAGTTCGGCGCCCCGGGAAAATTGGATGACAATGCCAGACATGGGTCACATCATAGCATCTGCTTATAATTGTGTCCTTGTCCATTTATCAAATATTCAATGTCTTACGTTCCTCCCCCTCCGATCAGAGCCCTTACCCTCCATGAAACAAAAGGATATTGCTATCAGGTTTGTTGATGGTGAACACTTTGTACAAGTATGATTTTGGTAAATGATTTGTTGTCATCTATATAATGAAATTTTGCTCCTTAAGTCCAACTTAATTTATCTTATATAAATACCTAATGCAATATGGCAGGTATTCCTAAAGTCGGGTTCCCCTATGGCACCAATAGCTTGCAATTGGAAAAGACATCGTCTTTCTATCACTAAAAATTGGGATGTAGCACATGTTGCGGCCATTCATAAGTTCAACGAGATTatcggcgttgacgtagcaacAAAGGAGGTCATCCATGTGAATTAGGCATTTTAGATTGAGAAACGATTTAATGTGTTCTATTATATAATGTGTTCTAATGTTATGAAAATTGGATGATTTCTTTACGTATAGTTTTCGGATCGTCAAGGGAACTCttatattatatttttgtttgaaaagtcATAGTTGTCAAGTCTGTGATATTCTATTTGGAAATTAGAATCCAAGTAATGGTATAAAAATTAGATATTAAAGTCCAAACATTGGTACAAATTTCGGatattgtttttcaaaattattgatCCAATTCGAACATTAGTATCCGAATGGTGTCATTCTATCTCATAGTTATCATTCTGTTCGGAAATTAGAATCCAAGTAATGGTATAAAAATCAGATATTAAAGTCCAACCATGGGTACAAATTTCggatattattttttgaaattattgatCCAATTCTAATATTAGTATCCGAATGGCATCATTCTATCTCATAGTTGTCATTCTGTTTGGAAATTAGAATCCAAGTAATGGTGTGCAAACCAGATATTAAAGTCCAAAAATTGTTATAAATTTCGGATATTTATTTCCGAAATTAATAGTATCTGAATGAATGGGCTATAATggaaaaaaagagtgtggataTTAAAAGGGGAGTTTGCAAATCAACTCCCTTATttattattggttaaaatgggCTATAATTCTTCCTCATATAATGTGCCAAcatgaaaataaatatttgtaGGAGTTTTATTTCTCGTAAAACGTGTTCGTTATAACGTGCAAacatgaaaataaataattgtaGGAGTTTTATTCCTCGTAAAATGTGTTTGTGTCCAAAAGTTCAATCATGCCTACCATTTTTCTATAGTAAAAAGTGGGTTATTTGGAACGAATTTCTTCCTCGGCATACGTGTGTAGGTGTGGTAAAAAATTACTAACCTTTGACCCTCGCAAATTGTTTGACCCACCAATCAGCAATGGGCACATTGCAGCGGATGCCATGCAGAAGGAAGGCCTTGGTCAAACCTTGACCTAAGGAAGAAGGTTTGACTATCCAATTGGAATAGAACGCATGTATAAAGATGGAAGGAACCGCCCATGGAAAGTGTCCACGGAAGAGGTAGTCCTCGCGGAAGTTCACCTACTCCGCAGAGAAAGGAAAGTGGGCCCCAAGACAGCGTCAGCAGTGGAGGACCATGGGTGAAGTCCCGTGAGTCactaaaatttaacaattatgAGAAAAGATCTAATTGAAGAGTCTCTAGAGTTTCATCCGGGCCGTAAGGCAGGGCTCGGAAGGGGCTCTGAGATGAAGACACGATCGCCGCAGGTCGCGACCTTGCTCCTGCAGGAATAAGGGAGTTTCTTATGGCTTGGTGGCTTGGGATGGAGGTTGCATCGCGAGGATTCGAGCTCTCCCGCAGAAAAGAGTCCGCGAGAGGACAAGTTTTCCCGAGACCTAGAGGTACATGATGAACACGTGTTGGGATATCATAGGAGCGCCACCCTGGGCCTGACCTTGGCCCAAgagccctataaatacccctgacATTCCTTTTGATTAGATGAGTTGacttttttctagagagagagtgtgtgagcaCTGAATTTGAGGAAGGAGAACGTTCTTCCATAGAGAAAAGGTGACCTCACCCATTCAGTCCTGGAAAAGCCAGATGTTAACCCTGCAGAAAGAAACAAAGGACATGCTGTCTTTGTCTCTTTTGTACCTCTTGCTCCTTCCCTCACCCCACGAGATTTCTCCTCCTTTCCCCTTACTAATCATCGACCAATCGCACCTCTCCAGCTCATACGTATTTTTACATGTAAGCGAACCTCTGCGGAACCCCTACCTACATTAGGCGACTCTGCTAGGGAGGTGTCTTTTGGTTTATGGTTAGCACTCGCTCAAAAGAATACGTTGAACCACTGCGTAGGAGAGCAATGACACATCAAGATACTACAATACCAATTGTCAAGGAGGTAGACGAGACCAACAGCGCGGGCGTAGCTGCGCAAACGCTGAGAGCCCTCCAGGACGGTCAGCAACAGTTCCTCGAGACGTAGAAGCTAATACTCGCGGCCTTCACGGGCCTTACAGAGCTCATTTCGGCGGCCCTTTCGAAGGCCATGGTCAACCAAGATGACGAACCCCCGCAGATCCATGCTGGGGGCAGCAACAGTCAAATAGCGCAACCCGAGATCCCTCTCTCCTCCCCGCATCCCCTACGTGGCGTGCTCGTGGGGGGAATCGGTGGAAATTCTGTTGGAGCATGCGGCAAAGTGACTGTCGTTGATGGTACCAGCACGCCTTCTACAGGACCCTACATTACGATGGCAGAGGTGCAAGCCTTGTTGGCTCAACAAAAAACAAGCAAAGCAAGCAGAAAGGAGATAGCCGTCACTGAAGCCAGTAACCCATCCGCAGGGCAGTTCATCACTCAGGCAGAAGTTCAGGCCCTCCTAACCAAGGAAAAGGCAAAGATAGTTTTACCCTCCCTCCCTAGCCCCGATAACCGCCCCCCATACCCTGTGATGATCCTATCGTTACCATATCCAGAGGGGTACACCCCGCCAAAGTCCATGAAGTTCGACGGCAAGGAAGGAAGCGCTCAGGAACACGTGGTTCGTTTCATAGAGTTCCTTGGGGCACATGCAGCGGACTCCAACCTACGCCTCTACGAGTTCTTCGAAGTCCCTTACTTCTCGCGCCTATACATGGTACGTCAACCTGGAACCTTACTTGATCACCACTTGGGAAGAAATGATGAATAGCTTCTACGCCAAATTCTTCCAAGTTCGCGAGAAGGTGACAGTGATTAGCCTGACAAAGGAGATTCAGACAAGCGGCGAGGTTGTGGTGGAGTACGTAAAGTAGTTTCAAGACTCCCCGGTTGACTGTACTGAATCAGTGAAAGAAAGCCAACTTGTTGAAATCTATATTGGAGGAAAGATAAACGAGTTCAAAATGCTACTCATTAATTTGAATTTGGGGACTTTTTTTGCCCTACTGGAATCCGCGTACAACCTTTGGCATGTGGTTAAGCCAGCCAGGAAAGACAATTGGAAGGGCAAAGCTGCGAGTGCTGTTGCGGACGTGCTGCGAGCCCAGTAAGCCACTGAAGGAAGGAAGCGGAGAGAGCGCGACCCTACACCGGTACCAGATTATCCGTGTAGCATGGATGAAGTATGGGGCTTGGTGAATGAATGGGTAGCTGATGAGGAGCTGGAGCTAGCCCTTGTTGAGTATGAACCTATGCGTGAGGATCATGAGAACCTGCGATACTGCATGTACCAGCGATACTGCATGTACCACCGTCAAACGAAGCACCCAACTAGTGATTGTTGGTCACTCAAGAGATTGTTCAAGAGGAAGCAGAATGCCAATGAGCTATGAATAGGGCAACGTGATATCCGCGTGGACCCATACCCAGCTCACGGAAACCGTGACGGAGAGGTCAACATGGCGGAATGCTACCCGTTCATGTATGAAGATGAGGAAGATGTAGATAGCTACTACTATCTGGAAGAAGAGGATGAAGAAGCATGGGCCTACATGGTCTCTTGCTATGAAATTAGTGAAGAATTCGACGACGGCGCGGCCCCCGTGGTCATGCCTGACCCTAATGTCTCTGCCAAAGCCTTGCAAAACAGTACGAAGTTTCGGGCATTCTTTGATGGTTTTGGGTTCACCCCAGCCACGAGGCTGGAGATCACCAAAGCGATTATTAGTATTGTGGAAG
This region includes:
- the LOC131308532 gene encoding uncharacterized protein LOC131308532, with translation MECEKIENYIWVLEKLKGMMDPNALPSVIVTDRELALMNAIINIFPHATDLLCRWHIGKNILAKYRKMFDDKMLGGAVSLNAMTLVLAVSHQVEWFMESKRECECSLRHTHGLPCAHEIAPYKMANIPLSIELIHDYWKKLSLLAPQNEGLMKETLLAHFDCFYNKFLNEDQYDVKAIKEKPRRSLKGKAKVPAQLWICPFINHFPKAIKPYIKSVKKVEDDGNCGFRAVSGFMKGDVHECSAPRENWMTMPDMGHIIASAYNCVLVHLSNIQCLTFLPLRSEPLPSMKQKDIAIRFVDGEHFVQVFLKSGSPMAPIACNWKRHRLSITKNWDVAHVAAIHKFNEIIGVDVATKERKGDLTHSVLEKPDVNPAERNKGHAVFVSFVPLAPSLTPRDFSSFPLTNHRPIAPLQLIRIFTCKRTSAEPLPTLGDSAREVSFGLWRAMTHQDTTIPIVKEVDETNSAGVAAQTLRALQDGQQQFLET